In one window of Zhihengliuella sp. ISTPL4 DNA:
- a CDS encoding thiamine pyrophosphate-dependent dehydrogenase E1 component subunit alpha, with product MSTTDTPLVRVLDETGKVAPTPAAEQYLPLIEAIPDSELAQFYRDMVGIRAIDTQATNLQRQGQLALWPPSRGQEAAQVGSGRAARAQDTIFPSYREHAVTRIRGVDPVDIIKLMRGVSHGGWDPTDPKNGNTRLYTLVLGSQVLHAAGYAMGLTFDGRTGTGDPERDEAVVVYYGDGASSQGDVHEAMVFAASYQAPTLFFLQNNHWAISVPVTTQSRVPLVQRSAGYGIPSVRVDGNDVLASYAVSRVSLDEARAGGGPRAIEAVTYRLGAHTTSDDPTKYRGDDEELAWAGRDPIVRMRAFLENRGAEESFFAEVDAEAADAAEDLRARTVQLGPPRADLMFDHVYSEPHPLIEEQKAWRARYEASFEGEGQ from the coding sequence GTGAGCACCACTGACACCCCCCTCGTGCGCGTTCTGGACGAGACCGGAAAGGTCGCCCCGACGCCGGCCGCGGAACAGTACCTGCCGCTCATCGAGGCCATCCCCGACAGCGAGCTCGCGCAGTTCTACCGCGACATGGTGGGCATCCGCGCGATCGACACCCAAGCCACCAACCTGCAGCGGCAGGGGCAGCTCGCCCTGTGGCCGCCGAGCCGCGGACAGGAGGCGGCGCAGGTCGGCTCCGGTCGTGCCGCCCGCGCGCAGGACACGATCTTCCCGTCGTACCGCGAGCACGCCGTCACGCGCATCCGCGGCGTGGACCCCGTCGACATCATCAAGCTCATGCGCGGCGTCTCCCACGGCGGCTGGGATCCGACCGACCCGAAGAACGGCAACACCCGGCTGTACACGCTCGTGCTCGGCTCCCAGGTGCTGCACGCGGCCGGCTACGCGATGGGTCTCACGTTCGACGGCCGCACCGGCACCGGCGACCCCGAGCGCGACGAGGCGGTCGTCGTCTACTACGGCGACGGTGCCTCCAGTCAGGGCGACGTGCACGAAGCCATGGTGTTCGCGGCGAGTTACCAGGCCCCGACGCTGTTCTTCCTGCAGAACAACCACTGGGCCATCTCGGTGCCCGTCACCACGCAGTCCCGGGTGCCGCTCGTGCAGCGCAGCGCCGGGTACGGCATCCCCAGCGTCCGCGTGGACGGCAACGACGTGCTCGCCAGCTACGCCGTCTCCCGGGTGTCCCTCGATGAGGCCCGCGCCGGCGGCGGACCCCGTGCGATCGAGGCCGTGACCTACCGGCTCGGCGCGCACACGACCAGCGACGATCCCACGAAGTACCGCGGCGACGACGAGGAGCTCGCGTGGGCTGGACGTGACCCGATCGTCCGCATGCGCGCCTTCCTGGAGAACCGCGGCGCCGAGGAGAGCTTCTTCGCCGAGGTCGACGCCGAGGCCGCCGACGCGGCGGAAGACCTCCGCGCCCGCACCGTGCAGCTCGGCCCGCCCCGCGCCGACCTCATGTTCGACCACGTGTACAGCGAGCCGCACCCGCTGATCGAGGAGCAGAAAGCCTGGCGCGCCCGTTACGAGGCGTCGTTCGAAGGAGAGGGCCAGTGA
- a CDS encoding alpha-ketoacid dehydrogenase subunit beta, which translates to MPLGKALNAGMRKAMEDDPKVLLMGEDIGKLGGVFRITEHLQRDFGEQRVLDTPLAESALVGTAIGLAMAGFRPVVEIQFDGFVFPAFDQITTQLAKLTNRHEGSLRLPVVIRIPYGGHIGAVEHHQESPEAYFTHTPGLRVVSPSTANDAYWMIQEAIASDDPVIFLEPKSRYWPKGEVELDAPAVPVHSSRVVRTGTDVTLVGHGAMVTTLLQAAALAEAEGTSCEVVDVRSLSPVDYEPILGSVRKTGRMVYAQEAPGFTSLGSEIAATVMERAFYAIEAPVLRVSGYDTPFPPAKLEGAYLPDADRILEAVDRSLAY; encoded by the coding sequence ATGCCGCTCGGCAAGGCGCTGAACGCCGGTATGCGCAAGGCGATGGAGGACGACCCCAAGGTCCTCCTCATGGGCGAGGACATCGGCAAGCTCGGCGGTGTGTTCCGCATCACCGAGCATCTGCAGCGTGACTTCGGCGAGCAGCGCGTGCTGGACACCCCGCTCGCGGAATCGGCCCTCGTGGGCACGGCGATCGGCCTCGCGATGGCCGGGTTCCGTCCCGTCGTCGAGATCCAGTTCGACGGCTTCGTGTTCCCCGCGTTCGACCAGATCACCACCCAGCTCGCCAAGCTCACCAACCGGCATGAGGGCTCGCTGCGGCTGCCCGTCGTGATCCGCATCCCGTACGGCGGCCACATCGGCGCGGTCGAGCACCACCAGGAGAGCCCGGAGGCGTACTTCACGCACACCCCCGGCCTGCGGGTGGTGTCGCCGTCCACCGCGAACGACGCGTACTGGATGATCCAGGAGGCCATCGCGTCGGACGACCCGGTGATCTTCCTGGAGCCGAAGAGCCGGTACTGGCCGAAGGGCGAGGTCGAGCTCGACGCCCCCGCGGTCCCGGTGCACTCCTCGCGGGTGGTGCGGACCGGGACGGACGTGACGCTCGTCGGACACGGCGCGATGGTCACGACCCTGCTCCAGGCCGCCGCGCTCGCCGAGGCCGAGGGCACGAGTTGCGAGGTCGTCGACGTGCGGTCGCTGTCACCGGTGGACTACGAGCCGATCCTCGGGTCGGTGCGCAAGACCGGGCGCATGGTCTACGCGCAGGAGGCTCCGGGCTTCACGAGCCTCGGCAGCGAGATCGCCGCGACCGTCATGGAGCGCGCGTTCTACGCCATCGAAGCTCCGGTGCTGCGGGTCTCCGGCTACGACACCCCGTTCCCGCCCGCGAAGCTCGAGGGCGCGTACCTGCCGGATGCCGACCGCATCCTCGAAGCCGTCGACCGCTCCCTGGCCTACTGA
- a CDS encoding dihydrolipoamide acetyltransferase family protein, producing MSTQNFPLPDVGEGLTEAEIVAWKVAPGDRVAINDVICEIETAKSLVELPSPHAGVVGELLVDEGATVEVGTPIITFVTDPAAGSGAGSVAPGTVATAEAPAPEEGGGSVLVGYGSGSGATSRRKRPAERPVRSSVGVIAKPPIRKLARDLGVDLTSVSPTGADGEVTRDDVMKHASQASVFRNIETPEWGSVREETVPAPQAPSGLARGLAPVRPSAAGDDRTESIPVKGVRKATSSAMVQSAYSAPHVTVWKEIDATRTMELVKRLKASPDYADIKVSPLLIMARAVIWAVRRTPMVNAAWIDTEAGAEIAVRHYVNLGIAAATPRGLLVPNIKDAQDLSMKDLARALNRLTLTAREGKTPPAAQQNGTITITNIGVFGMDAGTPIINPGEAGIVAMGTISQKPWVVDGEVRPRWVTTVAGSFDHRVIDGDGMSRFIADVASILEEPALLVD from the coding sequence ATGAGCACGCAGAACTTCCCCCTCCCGGACGTCGGCGAAGGGCTGACCGAGGCCGAGATCGTCGCGTGGAAGGTGGCCCCGGGCGACCGGGTCGCCATCAACGACGTCATCTGCGAGATCGAGACCGCGAAGTCGCTGGTCGAGCTGCCCTCCCCGCACGCGGGCGTGGTCGGCGAGCTGCTCGTCGACGAGGGGGCGACCGTCGAGGTCGGCACCCCGATCATCACCTTCGTGACCGACCCTGCGGCCGGCTCGGGGGCCGGTTCCGTCGCGCCCGGCACCGTCGCGACGGCGGAGGCGCCCGCGCCCGAGGAGGGCGGCGGGTCGGTGCTCGTCGGCTACGGCTCCGGAAGTGGCGCGACCTCGCGACGTAAGCGCCCGGCCGAGCGCCCCGTGCGGTCGTCGGTCGGCGTGATCGCGAAGCCGCCGATCCGCAAGCTCGCCCGTGACCTCGGCGTCGACCTCACGAGCGTGTCGCCCACGGGTGCCGACGGCGAGGTCACCCGCGACGACGTCATGAAGCATGCCTCCCAGGCGAGTGTCTTCCGCAACATTGAGACCCCGGAGTGGGGGAGCGTGCGCGAGGAGACCGTCCCGGCCCCGCAGGCCCCGTCCGGCCTGGCGCGCGGCCTCGCACCGGTGCGCCCGTCAGCGGCCGGCGACGACCGCACCGAATCCATCCCCGTGAAGGGCGTGCGCAAGGCGACGTCGTCGGCGATGGTGCAGAGCGCCTACTCCGCCCCGCACGTGACGGTGTGGAAGGAGATCGACGCCACCCGCACGATGGAGCTCGTGAAGCGCCTCAAGGCCTCGCCCGACTACGCCGACATCAAGGTCTCGCCGCTGCTCATCATGGCCCGCGCGGTGATCTGGGCGGTGCGCCGGACGCCGATGGTCAACGCGGCCTGGATCGACACCGAGGCCGGGGCCGAGATCGCCGTGCGCCACTACGTGAACCTCGGCATCGCCGCCGCCACGCCCCGCGGCCTGCTCGTGCCGAACATCAAGGACGCGCAGGACCTCAGCATGAAGGACCTCGCCCGCGCCCTGAACCGGCTCACGCTCACGGCACGCGAGGGCAAGACCCCGCCGGCCGCCCAGCAGAACGGCACGATCACCATCACGAACATCGGCGTGTTCGGGATGGACGCGGGCACGCCGATCATCAACCCGGGCGAGGCCGGCATCGTCGCCATGGGCACGATCAGCCAGAAGCCCTGGGTCGTCGACGGCGAGGTGCGCCCGCGCTGGGTGACCACGGTCGCCGGCTCGTTCGACCACCGCGTGATCGACGGCGACGGCATGAGCCGCTTCATCGCCGACGTCGCCTCCATCCTCGAGGAGCCCGCGCTCCTCGTGGACTGA
- a CDS encoding flavin reductase family protein, with protein sequence MRTTRSVDLPVLYFGTPVALITTVNPDGSSNISPISSAWALGTRYMLGLGAEGQAAANIERVRDLVINLPSADLVHAVEAIAPTTGRSPVPAEKVPAYRHEPDKWSLGGFTPVPSDAVIPFRIAECPVQIEARVAQIIPIDGGDALAVEAEVLQVHVHEDILKAHGPDRIDTDKWDPLSYAFRHYFAQGPRVGSNFRAPLLDDPVVA encoded by the coding sequence ATGAGAACCACGCGGAGCGTCGACCTGCCGGTGTTGTACTTCGGGACTCCCGTCGCGCTGATCACCACGGTCAACCCCGACGGGTCGTCGAACATCAGCCCGATCTCGTCCGCATGGGCGCTGGGGACGCGGTACATGCTCGGGCTCGGTGCCGAAGGACAGGCGGCCGCGAATATCGAACGGGTCAGGGACCTCGTCATCAACCTCCCCTCCGCCGACCTTGTGCACGCCGTGGAGGCGATCGCGCCGACCACCGGCCGCTCGCCGGTTCCCGCCGAGAAGGTTCCCGCGTACCGGCATGAGCCGGACAAGTGGAGTCTCGGGGGCTTCACCCCTGTCCCGTCGGACGCGGTGATCCCGTTCCGGATCGCGGAATGTCCGGTGCAGATCGAAGCGCGCGTGGCGCAGATCATCCCGATCGACGGCGGCGACGCACTGGCGGTCGAAGCGGAGGTCCTGCAGGTCCACGTGCACGAGGACATCCTGAAGGCGCACGGACCGGACCGCATCGACACGGACAAGTGGGACCCTCTCTCCTACGCCTTCCGCCACTACTTCGCCCAGGGGCCTCGGGTCGGCTCCAACTTCCGCGCGCCGCTCCTCGACGACCCCGTCGTGGCGTGA
- a CDS encoding ArsR/SmtB family transcription factor has product MIVDPSSVSQLGHALSSPTRVQMCLALLDGRAWTSGELARAAGVSRSTASEHLTTLLDVRLVALRRQGRHSYVTLASPDAAHIIEAATAYAGKAAPVSSLRSATARDGMALARTCYDHLAGRLGVALFDALVERGHLTPDLAVTATGRDLFESIAGPDALVPSSRRPLVRSCLDWTERRSHLSGHLGAVLLRAARDRGWIHAQQTSRAVTISPAGTAAFHSLFGIPPTLS; this is encoded by the coding sequence GTGATCGTCGATCCCTCGTCCGTGTCCCAGCTGGGACACGCGCTCAGCAGCCCGACCCGCGTGCAGATGTGTCTGGCGCTCCTCGACGGCCGGGCATGGACGTCCGGCGAGCTCGCGCGTGCCGCCGGGGTGTCGAGGTCGACGGCGTCGGAGCACCTGACGACGCTCCTCGACGTCCGGCTCGTCGCACTCCGCCGACAGGGGCGGCACTCCTACGTCACCCTCGCGTCTCCCGACGCCGCGCACATCATCGAGGCCGCGACGGCATACGCCGGGAAGGCGGCTCCCGTCTCGAGCCTTCGTTCAGCGACGGCGCGAGACGGCATGGCCCTGGCCCGCACCTGCTACGACCACCTCGCCGGTCGCCTGGGGGTCGCCCTCTTCGACGCGCTCGTCGAGCGGGGGCACCTCACGCCGGACCTCGCGGTGACCGCGACGGGGCGCGACCTGTTCGAGAGCATCGCGGGGCCGGACGCGTTGGTGCCGTCGTCTCGTCGTCCTCTTGTGCGGAGCTGCCTCGACTGGACCGAACGGCGCTCGCATCTCTCGGGCCACCTCGGAGCCGTCCTCCTCCGCGCCGCGCGTGACAGGGGCTGGATCCACGCTCAGCAGACCTCGCGCGCCGTGACGATCTCTCCCGCCGGCACGGCCGCCTTCCACAGCCTCTTCGGTATTCCGCCGACACTGTCCTGA
- a CDS encoding ROK family protein, translated as MTEVSTGLGTGRASVSAVLDFAWTAGEFTATEAMAGTSLTRSTTIDAIDTLVTAEVLRELPNARAIGDYRSGRPARRFALAADLGVVMGIDAGDTHLAVTVADLLDRTLVHHRVEVDPTQSVEDRRATILRHFAAARDEAGVPPERVLAVCAGVAAPVNRDGISPPHPDGFWERTNPGLAEALRDWAPVVEVKNDAQLAAIAEGTLGVAVDCRDYVALLASERFGGGVVVDGHVLHGAHGGVGEGVVFDHIVGVGSAVGLRYALEEQAQAAVADGEALTDGAIGRLVANGPVDPRLVLTLAASGDPDALHVAERVGATLARVVGVLGSMYDPARVIICGAVAESIEPVLAAARRILPDELHLPAPEILASTLGAEVVSAGAIATARRAARERAVPRLAEQRLTA; from the coding sequence GTGACAGAGGTCTCGACGGGACTCGGCACCGGCCGGGCGAGCGTGAGCGCGGTGCTCGACTTCGCCTGGACGGCCGGCGAGTTCACCGCCACCGAGGCCATGGCCGGCACCTCGCTCACCCGCTCGACGACCATCGACGCCATCGACACGCTCGTCACCGCCGAGGTGCTGCGCGAGCTGCCGAACGCCCGCGCCATCGGCGACTACCGCTCCGGGCGCCCCGCACGCCGCTTCGCCCTCGCGGCGGACCTCGGCGTGGTGATGGGCATCGACGCCGGCGACACCCATCTCGCCGTCACCGTCGCCGACCTGCTCGATCGCACGCTCGTGCATCACCGCGTGGAGGTCGATCCCACGCAGAGCGTGGAGGACCGCAGGGCGACGATCCTGCGGCACTTCGCCGCCGCGCGCGACGAGGCCGGCGTTCCACCGGAGCGTGTGCTCGCCGTGTGCGCCGGCGTCGCCGCCCCCGTGAACCGCGACGGCATCTCACCCCCGCACCCCGACGGCTTCTGGGAGCGTACGAACCCCGGCCTCGCGGAGGCCCTGCGCGACTGGGCGCCGGTGGTCGAGGTCAAGAACGACGCCCAGCTCGCCGCGATCGCCGAGGGGACGCTCGGGGTGGCCGTCGACTGCCGCGACTATGTGGCCCTGCTCGCCAGCGAACGCTTCGGCGGCGGCGTCGTCGTCGATGGGCACGTGCTGCACGGAGCCCACGGCGGCGTCGGCGAGGGCGTGGTGTTCGATCACATCGTCGGCGTCGGCTCGGCCGTCGGGCTGCGGTATGCGCTGGAGGAGCAGGCCCAGGCCGCGGTCGCGGATGGCGAGGCTCTCACCGACGGAGCCATCGGCCGGCTCGTGGCGAACGGGCCGGTCGACCCCCGGCTGGTGCTGACGCTCGCCGCCTCCGGAGACCCCGACGCCCTCCACGTCGCCGAGCGCGTGGGGGCCACCCTCGCGCGGGTCGTCGGCGTGCTCGGCAGCATGTACGACCCCGCGCGCGTGATCATCTGCGGGGCCGTGGCGGAGAGCATCGAACCCGTGCTGGCCGCCGCCCGCCGCATCCTCCCCGACGAGCTGCACCTGCCCGCACCGGAGATCCTCGCCTCCACCCTCGGCGCGGAAGTCGTGTCGGCCGGCGCGATCGCGACCGCGCGGCGTGCGGCCAGGGAGCGTGCCGTCCCGCGCCTCGCCGAACAGCGTCTCACCGCCTGA
- a CDS encoding ABC transporter substrate-binding protein, producing the protein MSATRSRAVRWTAGALGLVLTGAALTSCAAGGGAETIRFTFSKREAIPFMTELVAEYNASQDDVRVEIDTSGVDVVSASFVRGNPPDIMLANYNYEVARFVQRCALTDLSDTEAAAGIREDLQPLMDQYGSCEGRTSALPYSVMAASVIYNKQIFAEQGLEVPQTWDELIAVSDRLREAGIDPFYATFKDDWTVGQGWYDYAVGGSLDVLAFFDALAAEGTDVGPDSEVSFEKDFAEPMDKMMVLANEYTNEDAASRAYGDGNLAFAKGEAAMYLQGPWAFSEIAKTDPDLDLGTFPLPMTDDPDDLAVRVNMDLAVMIPEESQHQEAARDFLEYLYLPENIEEYNRSQLGFTPTTDAAPPDDPRVEGMIEYYDEGRIYQGPSVLVPKTLPIFNYAQAMVLGAAPSSILRTMDADWARIAFRAPIPSSEDSASGETEESAP; encoded by the coding sequence GTGTCTGCCACACGATCACGGGCGGTGCGCTGGACCGCCGGAGCGCTCGGCCTCGTGCTGACGGGCGCGGCGCTCACGAGCTGTGCCGCCGGCGGGGGAGCGGAGACGATCCGCTTCACGTTCAGCAAGCGCGAGGCCATCCCGTTCATGACGGAGCTCGTCGCGGAGTACAACGCGTCGCAGGACGACGTGCGGGTGGAGATCGACACGTCCGGCGTCGACGTCGTCTCCGCGAGCTTCGTCCGGGGGAACCCGCCCGACATCATGCTCGCCAACTACAACTACGAGGTCGCCCGGTTCGTGCAGCGCTGCGCGCTCACGGACCTCTCCGACACCGAGGCCGCCGCCGGCATCCGCGAGGACCTGCAGCCGCTCATGGACCAGTACGGCTCCTGCGAAGGGCGCACCAGCGCCCTGCCGTATTCGGTCATGGCCGCCTCCGTGATCTACAACAAGCAGATCTTCGCGGAGCAGGGCCTGGAGGTGCCGCAGACCTGGGACGAGCTCATCGCCGTCAGCGACCGCCTCCGCGAGGCCGGGATCGACCCGTTCTACGCCACTTTCAAGGACGACTGGACGGTCGGACAGGGATGGTACGACTACGCCGTCGGCGGCTCCCTCGACGTGCTGGCGTTCTTCGATGCGCTCGCCGCCGAGGGCACCGACGTGGGTCCGGACTCGGAGGTCTCCTTCGAGAAGGACTTCGCGGAGCCGATGGACAAGATGATGGTGCTCGCGAACGAGTACACGAACGAGGACGCCGCGAGCCGGGCGTACGGGGACGGGAACCTCGCCTTCGCGAAGGGTGAGGCCGCGATGTATCTCCAGGGGCCGTGGGCGTTCAGCGAGATCGCCAAGACCGACCCCGACCTCGATCTCGGCACGTTTCCGCTGCCCATGACCGACGATCCGGACGACCTGGCTGTCCGGGTGAACATGGACCTCGCGGTCATGATCCCGGAGGAGTCCCAGCACCAGGAGGCCGCTCGCGACTTCCTGGAGTACCTCTACCTCCCCGAGAACATCGAGGAGTACAACCGCTCTCAGCTCGGCTTCACGCCGACGACCGACGCGGCGCCGCCGGACGACCCGCGTGTCGAGGGCATGATCGAGTACTACGACGAGGGCCGCATCTACCAGGGCCCCTCGGTGCTCGTCCCGAAGACCCTCCCGATCTTCAACTACGCGCAGGCCATGGTCCTCGGCGCCGCCCCGTCGTCCATCCTCCGGACCATGGACGCGGACTGGGCCCGCATCGCCTTCCGCGCCCCCATCCCCAGCTCCGAGGATTCCGCATCGGGCGAGACAGAGGAGTCCGCGCCATGA
- a CDS encoding carbohydrate ABC transporter permease → MSTSTTAIVTGEQRKIRRHTRRVEPIYYLFLLPTLVIFTLAITVPGVIGIFFSFTDSIGIGEWSFNGLTNYIALFSDPAILQSYLFTFGFSIATVIVVNVIAFLLAVGLTSRIRFKTGLRTIFVIPMVISGIIIAYVFNFLFSNSIPAAGAATGIPWLETSLLANPDLAWVAIVIVTAWQAVPGTLLIYIAGLLSVPGEVYEAASIDGASRTQQLTRITIPLVAGYVVINVILGFKGFLNAYDIIVGLTNGGPGTATRSVAMTIIAGFNGGDYAYQMANATIFFIVAVLISVLQLSLTRGRNTF, encoded by the coding sequence ATGAGCACCAGCACGACCGCCATCGTCACCGGGGAGCAGCGGAAGATCCGCCGCCACACCCGCCGCGTCGAGCCGATCTACTACCTGTTCCTGCTGCCGACTCTCGTGATCTTCACGCTCGCGATCACCGTCCCCGGCGTGATCGGCATCTTCTTCAGCTTCACCGACTCGATCGGCATCGGCGAGTGGAGCTTCAACGGGCTGACGAACTACATCGCGCTGTTCAGCGACCCGGCGATCCTGCAGAGCTATCTCTTCACCTTCGGGTTCTCGATCGCGACCGTGATCGTCGTCAACGTCATCGCGTTCCTGCTGGCCGTCGGCCTCACCTCCCGCATCCGGTTCAAGACGGGGCTGCGGACGATCTTCGTGATCCCGATGGTGATCTCGGGCATCATCATCGCCTACGTCTTCAACTTCCTGTTCTCGAACTCGATCCCGGCGGCGGGTGCGGCCACCGGCATCCCGTGGCTGGAGACGAGCCTCCTGGCCAACCCCGATCTCGCCTGGGTGGCGATCGTCATCGTCACCGCCTGGCAGGCGGTCCCCGGCACCCTTCTCATCTACATCGCCGGACTCCTGTCGGTGCCGGGCGAGGTGTACGAGGCGGCAAGCATCGACGGCGCCAGCCGCACTCAGCAGCTCACCCGCATCACGATCCCCCTCGTCGCCGGATACGTCGTCATCAACGTCATCCTCGGCTTCAAGGGCTTCCTCAACGCCTACGACATCATCGTCGGCCTCACCAACGGCGGCCCCGGCACCGCCACCCGCAGCGTCGCGATGACGATCATCGCGGGCTTCAACGGCGGCGACTACGCCTACCAGATGGCCAACGCCACGATCTTCTTCATCGTGGCCGTGCTCATCTCCGTCCTCCAGCTCTCGCTGACCCGCGGAAGGAACACGTTCTGA
- a CDS encoding carbohydrate ABC transporter permease yields MSTETLTTIPADGRRKRQKMERVNWSGTIILILCTATILIPLYVTISMAFKTTGQAVDGNAFSLPAPFSIDGFVQAWTLTKFPVGAAISLLVTAGTVIATIVLAAFASYAIVRNWDRRLFRYSFFYLLAAMFIPFPVVALPQIQLTGRVGLDNPFGVIILATMFQLSFSVLLFTAFLRSIPIELEESARIDGATTWQTFWRLIFPLLAPMSATVGIFAFLYAWNDFMMPSLIISDPALQTLPVRQNLFQNQFSNNYNVAFASYLMAMAPAIVAYLFTQRWVMEGVTQGAVKG; encoded by the coding sequence ATGTCGACGGAGACCCTCACCACCATCCCCGCGGACGGACGCCGGAAGCGGCAGAAGATGGAGCGCGTCAACTGGTCGGGCACCATCATCCTGATCCTGTGCACGGCGACGATCCTCATCCCGCTGTACGTGACGATCTCGATGGCGTTCAAGACCACCGGCCAGGCGGTCGACGGCAACGCGTTCTCGCTGCCCGCGCCGTTCAGCATCGACGGCTTCGTGCAGGCCTGGACGCTGACGAAGTTCCCGGTCGGCGCCGCGATCTCGCTGCTCGTCACAGCGGGGACGGTCATCGCGACGATCGTCCTCGCGGCCTTCGCGTCGTACGCGATCGTGCGCAACTGGGACCGCCGGCTGTTCCGCTACTCGTTCTTCTATCTGCTCGCGGCGATGTTCATCCCCTTCCCCGTCGTCGCCCTTCCGCAGATCCAGCTCACGGGGCGCGTCGGTCTCGACAACCCGTTCGGCGTGATCATCCTCGCCACGATGTTCCAGCTCAGCTTCAGCGTGCTGCTGTTCACGGCGTTCCTGCGCTCGATCCCGATCGAGCTGGAGGAGAGCGCGCGGATCGACGGCGCCACGACCTGGCAGACGTTCTGGCGGCTCATCTTCCCGCTGCTCGCACCGATGAGCGCCACGGTGGGCATCTTCGCCTTCCTCTACGCCTGGAACGACTTCATGATGCCGTCGCTGATCATCTCCGACCCGGCGCTGCAGACGTTGCCGGTGCGGCAGAACCTCTTCCAGAACCAGTTCAGCAACAACTACAACGTCGCCTTCGCCTCGTATCTGATGGCCATGGCCCCCGCGATCGTCGCCTACCTCTTCACTCAGCGCTGGGTGATGGAGGGCGTCACGCAGGGTGCCGTCAAGGGCTGA